The DNA sequence aaaaaaaaattagaggaaaaagaaacaataCAATTTGTGTTAATGGTAAGCTGAGGGACAGATAAGAGATTAAAATGGAAATCAGGGATATAATAGACATTTGAAAAGGTAAGGGTTGGGGATAATGTGTAATGGCCGATACCCATAATGGAGAGGGTATGGCCATTTGGCAACTTCACTGAGAGAGAAGGGGGTGGGGATTTTAGTTCAGAGAACAGACGACGATCATGGCACATGTGGGCGCTAGTGCTGCTGTCCACGACCCAGTCATGGTGACTGTCAAAGGAAGAAGGGGAAGAAGTAACATTACCGACAAAGTTGGAAGAAGTGGGTGTCGGGGTGAGCAAGTCCAGCAGTTTTTGGTAGAGCTCCGGCGTCAGTCCCGGTACCGGCGAGGAATCTGAGGAGAAAGATGCTTGATTTGCCACCGAATCCAAGCTAGACGGTGGTTTGTCAAGAAGAGAGGGGCGCAGCTTGGAGTGTGGGTCGCGGCCAGATGGGTATCCAATAACATGCCAGTAATGGTCACGGGTGTGACCCGTTTTGCCACATTCAGTGCAACGGAGGTTGCTGCGGGTGGTGCTGGAGTTGGCTGCTGCAAACGCCATGGATTCCGTCGGCAGTGGGCGGATGTGTAGGAGGCGCTGCTGCTCTTCTTGaaacaagatagaaaaaacTTTTGTGATGGGGGGAAAGGGTTCCATAGTTAGGATTTGGGTTCTGAGTTGGGTAAAGGAATCATTTAGGCCAAGAAGGAACTGGAAGACGCGTTCATCGTCTGCTTATTTTTGCAAATCCTTGAGGTCATTGTTGTTTTAAAGATGACTTAATTCATCCTATATTTGTTTGATATGGTTGTAATACTCATGAATAGAGGTGGTGTTTTGTTGCAGAGAGGAAAGCTCACGTTTGAGGTGATAGAGACGGGCATTATTCCTGTGGCTGAAACTAGATTGGAGGTCAATCCAAACTTCTCGTGGATTTGTGTGGTATCTAAGGGAGTTGGCTAGAGATAGACTGATGGAGTTTAAAATCCAGGTAATGATCATGTCCTTCGTTTGGTGCCATTGTTTGTATTCTGGAGAGTTCGGATCAGGGGTGGGGAGAGAGCCATTGACAAAACTGAGCTTGTTCTTGGCGTTGAGTGCTCGAGTCATGGCCTTTTgccattttggaaaattatCTCCTGTAAGGAGACCAGAGACATGGACTAGACTAAGAGAGTCAGAGGGGTGGAGAGTATATGGAGAGGAAATAATGGAGGTTAGAGGGGAAGACATGGAGTTGGAGGAGGACGAGGAAGCCATGGAGGTCTCAGGTAGAGATCGTATTtaggctgataccatgtcaagaatGTAAAGAAcagaatgattttatttctctgACTTACAAAATACAATGATACGTTCTTGTTTAAATAGATACAAGAGGCTAGATTAAGTATGGAAATAAACTAATAtaaggaaataattaatatttacaaattaatggCTATTCCTAGACTTATGGAGATGATTATGTGGTTGATTTTGTGCAATTTGAAATCCTGAGAATGAGCAGATTTGATTGTATCAAGCTAATTCCAacaatatctaaaataattttataagaaaggacacgtgataattttttaatttaaacttaaaaaaatgtgtttgtcaCATTTTTAGTGGGCATTTAATCTTAGATTATTCCAATCAAGTTTGAAGGAAAATTATACCAAATTAATTACGATGCAAACAACATCATTCCTATGTACCCATTCCATTTAAGAGACGTGTCAATTTTTGAACTAATTACTTAATTTGGAGAAAAACCCTGgcatttctaaaaatatagtTTTCGTTCTTTTTAAGCttagtttttctttatataattctcttttatttttcaaagtccttagttttggtttctaaattttcacactctttttagaaaatataagtaaatataagatttacatgaaaaaattaatttttaataatggactctactctttttaaaaagaatatgcgGCAATTGTATaactcataattatatataatattacttttatatatctcCTTTAtcttaaaagtggctataaaTTACTGTTCAAGTACTACAATAATGAACAGTACAAAACCGTGAATGCCTCATTCCTTGTTTTGACCCGGCTTGATGATATGCGGAAAGATATTTACTGTTCAAGTgctacagtaatgaacagttcgagagagaaagtgaggaaagaaaaaaaattaataaaatcactataatatttatcattattatatataaaattgaataaaatcattaaaatatttatcattattatgtaaaaaatatattctttaatatggatctcaaatataccaaatttttttaaagatattgtgtgaaacttacacactttaaaattataaaaataattttttttgttaaaatttagagatgcaattataagattataaaaatatattttgttaaaattaacttaTGAACAAAGCTTAAACTTGTTTgtataacataaattataacatattttgGTTCCAAGTAATAAGTAAGACAATAACTCTTTAAGTTTTTTCtaagatattttaattgtaatattgattagttattttagaatataattttaaaggtaGCTTGACTTGAGTTGTTAAAATCATATACCGTTAAATGTAATGGATCAATGTAAAAACagtaattttttatctttttattttactcatattttcctatttcttacaccacacaccacacattatacatgattttttataaataaaaaataaaatcactataatatttatcactattatatataaaaataaaataaaatcattaaaatatttatcacaattatgtaAAAAGTAGATTCTTTAAAGTGGATctcaaatataccaaatttttttaaagatattgtgcatattttacacactttaaaattatataaataatttctcttgtaaactttagagatataattataagactgtaatatttatcactataataaataatttctcttgttaaaatttatatctaaataatttctcttattaaaacactgatttaaactaatttaaaatttaaataagtaaaatataaataacatatcatacgtaaactttgggttttaaatcacaacccttcatcttaaatttttatatttaatttaacggtagaagtttaaatattgatttaaactaacataaaatagataattaaaatataaatattatatcatacacttaaaattaaattaaatttatataatactaatttttcatcattaaataaaagataaaattttactgaacatttttaatagaataatattatatcatacacttaaaatcaactttaatttataaaatactaatttttcataattaaataaatgatgaagttttactgaacatttttaagagaaaaaaactatctaattaatttaaatttttaatataatttaaatttcataatagataatgaacataaaatactaagttttcatcattaaataaaagataaagttttactgaacatttttaatagaataatattatattatacacttaaaatcaactttaatttataaaatattaatttttcataattaaataaatgatgaagttttactgaatatttttaagagaaaaaaactatctaattaatttgaatttttaatataatttaaatttcataataaataatgaagataaatagatagtaatttcactcttatgcattagattattttaatatttgaaatcacactttatttttttcttcaatttggcagatgtggcaaacgtgcttttttttatcaattagaaaatcttacgccatacaggattttatacaagtaccactaatttcaaagtaaccaagctatttataaaatactaatatttcatcattaaataaatgatgaaattttgttaaatatttttaaaaaaatataactatataaatatttagagttttaacataatttaaatatgataatattcttaattaactaaagagaactgctacaactaataaaaaagtaatctGAAAATATGTccagaatgtgtatttcatttttttatttttcttttctttttttcatgtatttttttaatcatcataaatatttttaaaaaaataaaaaatttacaacatcattaaaaaaatacttcctcaatccctagataaaaaaaaaattaggcaaacgtcccttggacgttacctactgctagtatatatatatatatatatatatatatgtatatgtgtgatATATTGACTATTCTAGTTTTGACTGAATTGGAATGAAAATGATAATACAactttatatgtataaaaaaaaaaaaaataggaattcAAGGAGCCTTAGATAATGTCTTATTCGATAGAAAACCTAATGGAATAAAAACATTAATGTCGAGAAAGTGTTCtttccattaaaataaaaagaagttgaaagaaaaagttattgGATCACGAGTAGAAATATTGTGTCTACAAACAAGCTTATagaatacaaaaattatatgtacagttatttttaagtactttttatatattttattaatgtgattagttgcgttatttttttaagataaaataattattttgaccaatcatattatTGGAGTGCGCAAagaatacacaaaaataactGTATCTAGCAGAACTCTACACCGATTGTACattaatacataaatttatttttgtaagatcattttttaaatatggtaCTTCTCTATGAATTATGTTGTATaattgaaaaacatttttctttcatttcaataTACTAATGCGAAAATTTTTAAGTagtcacttaaaaaaattaatttaagaaatgaTGGATAATATTACATCGGGAGGACAAGGATCAAGGGTGTGACAAGTATAGTATATAACATTTTCGTTGGATTATTATTTATCTCCCAACTCGGATAGGAATGGGATAAGTCCTATGACCAAACACTGCACGAGTGTCGATTATAATGCTTCAAGCGATGGTACCCGCAGGTCCAATACTCGGGAAACTAGCCACTAGGCAATTCGTTTTGAGGACGCCGTCGTTTTAATGACTACTTTTTCTTTGGCCTCCCGATTCCGCTGTATCCAAGTAGTCTCGAGCTCCAAAAAAAAGACATCTGAATACAGTTTGTCCAATTACCCCTAGGGTTTCTCTGAGACCTCCGTACTGAAGCTTCATAGGTATGAAAACGAAACCTTTTGTTCGGTAATATTAACAGATCTGACTTTTTTTCTCAGaattctaacattatttttggtttattttcatatttatttttgtaatttatgaTGCATTCGATTATATGTTTCAAATGAAGGTTCCTCTTATCTAAGATAAGAGTTCTCAGGTTTTTCGTTGTGTCGATCTGTTTGCTgttgattttttgttatttgggTGAAGTACTGATCAGCATGATGGAtgtaatgatttcttttttctcatattattgTAAAGAAATcgtttttttatctgttttaaaaatttgttttcattttttttctgaatttacTTTTCATGAATAATTTAGGTTCTGCATTACAATGACAGAGACTAATGTAACAGTTAAGGTTGATGAAGCTCCTTTTGAAAATTGGTTTGACAAAACTACTCATATACTTCCCTCGTCTTTTGTCCACCAGCTTTTCATTAAAGGGTTATAAAGAGTTACTCGGTTGGGACCTGATGAATATGAGGCCCATCTTTTGCGGCAACATTGAATTTGATGCAAAGCAGTCTGATGTTGAGCGACTTTTCAGAAGATATGGCAGGGTTGAGAGGGTGGATATGAAGTCTGGTAAGTTATTTTTCTACTCAGTCATATTCTTTTTTGCTTTATATTATGAATAATGGTTAATTATGATCTATCCCGGGCTcttatgtacatttttttttcacgtgTGTGGATGTTGAGTTTGCCTTGAGTGATCCAGCTACTATAAAAAGTGAAAGATTCCTTGGGCTACTGGTGATGGTGATTTTGTTGATAAcagtatgatatgtttttaagCTACAATGTATATTTGCTTCTTCTAGCTCTCTCTTTTATGTATATTAATGTGATGATATCTGAAACAGAATTATTAATAAGTTATCCttatatcacatattttgtATGAGTACAGATTGAAGTTTAAATGCATGTTATTCGCTCTTTGGATAGTTGGATTGATTTGGATAAGTATGTTAGAATACAATTATTGGTCAACAAGTAAGTCCTACAGCAGCTGAGAAATCTAACAGGGACTATTGGCCTCATATAAATGTCGGAGTGCCTAGACACTATTTTGAGCTTCACAACTCAACGGCAAAAGTGCCCTCTTATGTTGAgtcattttggggtttcaacATGTTTAAGAAAAGGTAAAATAGCATACACCCATCGAAAATTATCAGATTAATTCATTGACCCTTTTCGTATATCGGTCACGGCAGCTAACAAAAACGCAAACCTGTTATGTTGTTGACTTATTTCTTCTCAACTGGGTCGGttttattctcaaattactTTTTGCTACTTTATCAAAATATTGGCATGACATAAATGCCCTTTTTCTATCAGctgaaaatttgtaatatttggtTTAagggagatggaggttgagggTGCACACATGATGGAACATCCATGCCAAAGAAgttgtgtttctttttttttttaattgagagGTATAACCTTAAAAGAATGTATATAAAGtcatctttttaaattttcatgtaaCCCATGATTAGTAGCTATTAGAAAAAATAGTTGATTTTTTCTATAAGTATTAATTCTTCGTTAATAAGTGCAAAACAAGTACATTGGAAGTATACAATAGAGACACCCATCcagaagaagataaagatacaagaaagtcatgtaGGTTTAGCCCATTAAAGTCTATGGAGATAGTCCAAGATAAAAGtgtattgataaaaaaaaattttgagctcCTCAAACATCCTTTCACAATCCTCAAAGATAGCTGATATACAAGGGGGTCAATTTTATTCGTTAAAATCGTTATTTTCAGATGGGTGTATATGTTATTTTCCCTCAAGAGAAGCAAGTTTCATTGAAGTGTAAACCCCCATACTCAACCATTTCTTTGGCGCAGGATTACTTGGAATGTCCATGCTCTTCTTGGATGGATGTGCTTCTCTGCATTTCTTTTCTAGCATGTGCCCAAGCTCATCTTGTATTTTTCCTGAAGAATTAATCTGATCTGCCCTAGCCCTGCCATCCTACACTACCTCAGATACCATTGCTTTTTCATTCCTCATGATTTTTGCTCAGTGTTCAGTTTCCGACACGTTTCAACATAGAAATCATGATGATTTTGCAGCCAGTGGCAGGTGTTGTGTTACTTCCTgacagtttttttaatatacaaattttttgaGCTTGATGAGTCAAACACTTCctcattttttaaactattgctatgagcagattttttttttttgtcttttggtaATAAGTTTATATAACTGAAATTGTCCTGCTCTGGTTTCTTAACATTCTGGCTGTATAGGATTTGCTTTCGTCTATATGGAAGATGAACGAGATGCTGAGTATGCAATTCGGAGACTTGACAGGACAGAATTTGGTCGAAAGGGCCGCCGACTTCGTGTTGAGTGGACCAAGGTGATTTAATGATAACATGGATatgtaataattttatgatgTGTGCATTGAAtataccctctctctctcacacgtgCGCACATACACGCACACAACATATAGAGACATGATTACATATGCAAGCATATAAGATATACTTGAccttttttgttaaatttcttttaagacCTGATTGATTGTGTATTAGATCACCACAGAAAACTCTACTTCAATATATATGATGCTTTTGGTGATTTCATCGCTATATACCCGTCTATGCTTGTCCATGCACTTGTTGgtgttgcatttttttttccttcacttttttcTGAATCTTTGAAGGATCTTTTTTTCCAATCCACATGTTGTCCAAAACATTTCCTTGGGCAAGTTTACTCCTACTCCTAGTGTTGAACCTTCAAACTTAATTAGTAAACTTTTTATTTCAGCACGAGCGTGGCATTAGAAGGCCCGGCGGTTCAAGATCTTCAGCTAATGTGCGACCATCAAAAACCCTGTTTGTCATTAATTTTGATCCAAGTTATACCAGGACAAGGGATCTGGAGAGGCATTTTGATGAATATGGGAAAATATTGAACATAAGGATCAGAAGGAATTTCGCATTTGTTCAGTATGAATCACAGGAGGATGCTACCAGAGCATTGGAGGCAACAAACATGAGGTTGTATTTCCTTCAGCAAATCCTACGTTGCATAGACTACCAGTGTCTTTGATTTAAAAACTTTCATTAGAAAtgattatagtatatattttaatcaacCCTCTggtgtaatttattttatgggtGCCTAACATTtgttccattttattttcaaacttgttCCATGTTAACTCTGCTTTATTTGTATTTGAGATCAGTAAGTTCATGGATCGAGTCATTTCAGTGGAATATGCAGTTCGAGATGACGACGAGAAAAGAAATGGGCACAGTCCTGATAGAAGAGGCCGAGACATGTCTCCCGATAGGAGAAGCTATGATCATGGGCGATCCCCAAGTCCATATCGTAGGGATAGGGCTAGTCCAGACTACGGCCATGGAAGTTCCAGACCTGAAGCAAGAGGAAGTCCCAAGTACGACAGAGTCGAGAGCCCTGTTAATGGGAGATATGACAGGTTCATCTTTCTCAGATACTTGTTTTTCTGTGTTTTAGTTCTAGCTATGCAGCCTTGTATTGATACTTACATTTATGGCACTTGAATTTTGATTGACAATGCAGCCGTTCGCCCCCACCACGGGGAAGATCCCGTTCCTGAACAGAAGAGAGTGGCAGATCCAGTCAAGTGGTTGGTTGGCTtgctttttctttcactttgtaGCCAGTTTGATTGCAGATATTGCAGCTCTCTGCTTGTTATTTCCACATATATATGGTAATTGCGAATTTCCTTCTGTTTTCTGAATTGATAAATTAGGGGTTATTAACTACTTGTGGTGCGGACACCAGATACAGACCACTGGTTACATGTGGACACCGACGCCATTGGACAGTTCAGCCAATGACTTGGATTGAGAGCAGGGGTTTATGTTATTATCTATTTAATGGTTCATGTTATTGGCTTTTAAGTCTTTGGGTTATGTTATTTTGAACTGTGTTAGTTCTTTTAGTGGTCTGTTGACCCAGGTGTGACTAGGGTTAATTAGGGTTTACTTTCTTAaaccttttttaaattcttgggagactttttgataataaatttctGACGGTAGAGTTATCTTAGTTCATTGCTTCTTTCacttctttccctttctttttatgcttccattttaatttctttaaggTGTGCTGCATCAACCTGGTATTTGTATGAATTTTTCGTGCTTGGTCTCTCTAATCATTGTTTTCGGCTATATTTTTTCCATGGTGTGTAGAACTCGGTGGTAAAAAGGTTTCTTCGGAAACAGCAAAGTTGGATGTTGATTATGCATTACTTTGTTAAGCAATATCTTAAGTACATAACAAGATGAAAATGGGTGAGAGGAAGATTGGGATTTGGGTTAGTAAGTACTTTTTTTATTAGAGTTCTACAGGTAGTCAATTTGAGGAACACTTTGCGGACTCCCGCTGATAtggcctttaaaaaaaatagaattgaacaagaaaggaagagaaCCACGCTTCACGAGGAAGCTTCAGATTGGTTTCCCGCTCAGTACGAACCAGTGCACCTACGTCTCTGTTGGCCCGTCTACTCTCTGAACGTCTTCGCACGTCTCTCTCGTTGGAAGAGAACTACGAAGAAGCTTTCGCTTGCTTTCCCGTTTACGAACCAGTGCAATATTTCTTATCCAAGTCCCCTGTAAAGAAAAGCCCTAGAgctttaacttttattattttttcggGTTCTTTTTTTCTAATTGGTATCTATTTGCTTTTACCAAAAGAGAACACCCGAGTTGACCAAACGGTGACACTCCAAAAATTCGTGGACGTCCATGATAGATATCACAAACAATTACCAAATGTACGTTCAGGTTTTCAGAGGTGGTTTTAGTAGTAGAAGGTAGGAGGAGGTGGCTGTACTTTTCTTCTATCACTTTTCTTCtatcatacaccacacaccattctttttataatttctttaattttattctcttatcaaatgtgtggtatatgaattatgaatagaataattcaattattttaagaataataaaaccaaaaaaaagtttaaaaaaattaaaaaaaattatggtgtgtggtgtatgggcttatgaatagcaatgctcttttCCTTATATATTGGTCATCTCTTCTTCGTTGATTGCTCAGAAATTGAAGCCATTGCGATTGTATCGAATTTGTCCGAGCTTCTTCAATTCCTTCTCCACTAAGCCTTCCACCTCTCGGTTATTCTTCTTCCttgacttcttcttcttcttcttcttcttcttccacgtCCAGTTTCGATAGTTGCTGCGTGAGTCTCCATTCCAGTCCAACTTCGAGAAATTGTTTTTCATGGACCCCGATGAACTGCAATTTTTGATTTGCAGAAGTTAGGAGGAATGGGACGAAGGAAGAATGAGCTTTTGGGGTAcggagaagaaggagaaggttGGGGAAGAGAGGAATTCTTGGCATCAGCCGTAGCCACACCTGcgtggtgtttttttttttttttttttttaacactcaaTACAGTAGAGTGTGCTGCGGCTACAATGCACAATAGGCtgcaattttatattttcctaGGGAAGAAGAAGCAAGCTGAAACGCACCATTTCAATTTAGTCTTCAATTTGATCTTCTACTAAAAAGCAATCCGTACCGTTTTATTAAACCCATTGCAAGTCAACAGGGGGTGCGCAAGGGGTGCCCCAATTTGATTATGGGTAgagttttcctttttattatgGGATACATAGATACTGTGCCTGAAATgcatattttctctcttttgttcACAGATAAAGTTGTGAACCTAGTTGGTGTGAATTTGCGTTGGCTCATTAAAATCTTTAATTAATCTGTGAGACAACCAGATTTTTTCTACAATGACAAGGATGATGCTgaaagtttgttttttattgtttttttcaaaatgtagaatttaaattttgaaaagttaaagaGTATTACTACACAACTttcaccacactccacactccacacttttttaaatttttaatattttttttaaatttttttttgagtttattatttttaaattatttcaaattttttattcattattcatataataaatatttaataaaagaaaaaaataataaaaattaaaaataatttaaagtgtggagtgttaggagattgtgaagattttttgttattggaAAAGTGCGTTAGAATTACGAATTGAATCTTTGTAGGAAGGCTTAACATTTACCATTTCTTTTGGACACCAAAAAACACGATttaatgagtaaaaaaatatgatttgatGAGCACATTTATAAGGGATTTCATATTTGACGTGACAACACAACATTGCTCTTCcaatcatatttaattatcatcttttttattgtattagaaaaatataacttcCCATACACTTTTTACGTGCCAATAAGATATGTATGAGTCATAACCGACAAACTTGTATACTTGACAAACTTGTATTGTTGATGGTGGAGTATTATGACCTCCTTTGATTAAGTTATAATATCATtgcaattatataataacacaagtgaaaattaattggatccttaatgttttatttattgaacatgtcattttaaatatgtgtgtattgtaaagatgatgaataaaatttttctttatcttatatcttgataatctaaataatattagaagaaATGAGATGGTAAACTTCACAATCTCTAGATTGGTGGACAACTATCCCGTTTACATGATCACAAGTTATAGATTCCATTACACCTTCTGCTACGCCTTTGCTCAAGTTGCTCGTAATCTGgataaaatgatgattttagatgaattgaataaaatattattaaaatattattttttaatattattattattttaaaatttaaaaaaattaaattattttattatattttatataagaatttaaaaaaattgtaattatgagatgagacaaaataagataagatgatttctGAATCCAAGCCAGCACACATGTCATTGGCTATGGAAACTACAAGGAAAAATAGTATTCAAATTCAGATGTattactgagagagagagagagagagagaggtgtagAAATTATAGGCTCAATCATTTTGGGCACATATCTCCTTTCCCACTGGATGAGACGTCCAAACAAGTATATTTTGATGAATAATAATAGTTACAATTATGAAGTATACAAATCtcgtataactttttttaaaaaataatgagatttattattaaaatttaatttttttttatataaatttcatatttatttttttttttagcaaaatgattacataatatttatatattttataactacaaatatcattcttctattttgattaatttggcATGCTCATTATGACATCGATAAAATAATGACCAAACATTATTTGATTCTCCTTAAGCACATGATTCCACTCCTTCGTTTAATTCGAGACCCAATGCTCACATTCTTTGgtatttaattttgagaaatgataaattgtaaatgaagtagtgatttaaatttaaagatgagttaagataatttgtaaataatagaataaaaattaaattatttattatattttatgtaaaaatttgataaatttattttaaaatttaaaaaaattataatgataaataagaAGAATTAAATGCaactaggactgttcatccgggttccaacccgggaactCGGGTATACCCAGATCCGGatccgggtttcaaacccgggccggaacccaggCCGGATTGATCCGGGTCAGACCCGGGTTGAAACCCGGGTAAATCCGGGTTTTTCAAAACCCGGATTTCAGGTTCCGGGTtgaatccatatatatatatatatttttaaaaccttGACCATTAATGGCTAAGGAGAGAATACAACACCAGCCCGTTTCCATTGTGAAAAACATTATCCTAAACACAATTCTGGCATTTAACATTGAACTTTCCAAAAACTAAGGGTCTAAGCTCTATGCTCAACATATGATCCAGAGAGTCCTGAAGTTCCAAGAATTGtgatttgcaaaaaaaaaaaaaaaaacagaaaacaattTTTGTTAGGATTAATCCACATCACCAGGAAAACACTTGATTTTTGCCcataataaatgagataaatatttgttataatcaaaTATGAACAATAACTGAACAAGAGTATAAGCGGACCAATGTGTCCTGCAAACTCAGTGTAAACAAAGCTACTCCACCAACATGATTTCAGTTAAGAAAACTCAAAAcccatcacacacacacacacacacacacatacatatatatatatatatatatataattcacatCATAGTaactggaaaaaataaattaaaacaaggACTTTGCAAGGTGTGTGTACCTATGGGACAGATCAAACTTCCCCAATTTGTAATGAGTAAGAAGAGGAATGGTGGGAGTTTCAGCGGccatttttaatgattatattcGTATTCTTCTTCGGCTCGTGTGCTTCTACGTTGCTTTCCAATCCTGTTTCTGCTTTCAGAGAGAACAGAAATGGTATttatacaaacaaaaagaaatggaagaaataaaaaagtatcAAGAAGGGTGACGGGTCACTCTCGTCATATAGAGGTTAAGTtataatcaaaaataaaatatcatctacgatatattttcttggcaacca is a window from the Juglans regia cultivar Chandler chromosome 7, Walnut 2.0, whole genome shotgun sequence genome containing:
- the LOC108982604 gene encoding serine/arginine-rich splicing factor RS40-like isoform X1, encoding MNMRPIFCGNIEFDAKQSDVERLFRRYGRVERVDMKSGFAFVYMEDERDAEYAIRRLDRTEFGRKGRRLRVEWTKHERGIRRPGGSRSSANVRPSKTLFVINFDPSYTRTRDLERHFDEYGKILNIRIRRNFAFVQYESQEDATRALEATNMSKFMDRVISVEYAVRDDDEKRNGHSPDRRGRDMSPDRRSYDHGRSPSPYRRDRASPDYGHGSSRPEARGSPKYDRVESPVNGRYDSRSPPPRGRSRS
- the LOC108982604 gene encoding serine/arginine-rich splicing factor RS40-like isoform X2; amino-acid sequence: MMILQPVAGFAFVYMEDERDAEYAIRRLDRTEFGRKGRRLRVEWTKHERGIRRPGGSRSSANVRPSKTLFVINFDPSYTRTRDLERHFDEYGKILNIRIRRNFAFVQYESQEDATRALEATNMSKFMDRVISVEYAVRDDDEKRNGHSPDRRGRDMSPDRRSYDHGRSPSPYRRDRASPDYGHGSSRPEARGSPKYDRVESPVNGRYDSRSPPPRGRSRS